From the Panulirus ornatus isolate Po-2019 chromosome 46, ASM3632096v1, whole genome shotgun sequence genome, one window contains:
- the LOC139763281 gene encoding uncharacterized protein: MAMKMRRKTFKKNVLEYCKLHRYDTSRNVGHDFTKDSKKMVDEYTTVDNHLSCLVDPWSTGPLANWTSNQLDFWPTGHWTPGLLESWPTGPLAKQISRCC, from the exons ATggcaatgaagatgagaaggaaaacgtTCAAGAAGAATGTCTTGGAGTACTGCAAGTTACACAGATATGATACTTCAAGGAATGTTGGCCATGATTTCACCAAGGACTCAAAAAAAATG GTGGATGAGTACACCACTGTTGATAACCATCTCAGCTGCCTCGTGGACCCGTGGTCAACTggacccttggccaactggacTTCCAACCAACTGGACTTCTGGCCAACTGGACACTGGACCCCTGGCCTACTGGAATCTTGGCCAACTGGACCTCTGGCCAAGCAAATATCTCGCTGCTGTTAA